A DNA window from Hydrogenophaga taeniospiralis contains the following coding sequences:
- a CDS encoding IclR family transcriptional regulator yields MPAAPRPSATAVAPARAPRRTAPPATEPSDDDEPLRAGIQSVEVGFELLNALSNAPGSLMLRDLAAAAGMSAAKAHRYLVSFQRMGLVMQDPATTRYDLGPAALRLGLASLSRIDGVKLARERVEALLLETGHTLAIAVWGNQGPTMVHWAEAPQTVPVTLRLGDVMPLLTSATGRCFAAFMGHEGRDAQRIAPMIRDELARLKKLPRNGFAVADLPQSQADVQAMLEETRRHGLGRVVHSLLPGVGGFCAPVFDAQGHLALGLVVLGSVTTLDTAWDGAPATALLRCARQLSADLGHTPSR; encoded by the coding sequence ATGCCCGCTGCCCCCCGCCCCTCCGCCACCGCTGTCGCACCGGCCCGCGCACCGCGGCGCACGGCCCCACCCGCCACGGAACCGAGCGACGATGACGAGCCCTTGCGCGCGGGCATCCAGTCGGTCGAGGTCGGCTTCGAGCTGCTCAACGCGCTGTCCAACGCGCCGGGCTCGCTGATGCTGCGCGACCTGGCCGCGGCCGCCGGCATGAGCGCGGCCAAGGCACACCGCTACCTCGTGAGCTTCCAGCGCATGGGCCTGGTGATGCAGGACCCGGCCACCACCCGCTACGACCTCGGCCCCGCGGCCCTGCGCCTGGGCCTGGCCAGCCTGAGCCGGATCGATGGCGTCAAGCTCGCTCGCGAGCGGGTCGAGGCCCTGCTGCTGGAGACCGGCCACACCCTGGCCATCGCGGTCTGGGGCAACCAGGGTCCGACCATGGTGCACTGGGCCGAAGCCCCCCAGACGGTGCCGGTCACGCTGCGCCTGGGCGACGTGATGCCGCTGCTGACCTCGGCCACCGGACGCTGCTTTGCCGCGTTCATGGGCCACGAAGGACGCGATGCCCAACGCATCGCGCCCATGATCCGCGACGAGCTCGCGCGCCTCAAGAAACTGCCGCGCAACGGATTCGCGGTGGCGGATCTGCCGCAAAGCCAGGCCGACGTGCAGGCCATGCTGGAGGAAACCCGCCGCCACGGCCTGGGGCGTGTGGTCCACAGCCTGCTGCCGGGCGTGGGGGGCTTCTGCGCCCCGGTGTTCGATGCCCAGGGCCATCTGGCGCTGGGCCTGGTGGTGCTGGGCTCGGTGACCACGCTCGACACGGCCTGGGACGGTGCACCCGCCACCGCCCTGCTGCGCTGCGCGCGCCAGCTCAGCGCCGATCTGGGCCACACCCCGTCGCGCTGA
- a CDS encoding ABC transporter substrate-binding protein, protein MCSSSSSSGLSRRTFSGLIAGAAVLGTPALRAQSGNRVVLGQSAAFTGAAAQLGIQFHAGAKLYFDQLNAQGGVNQTQIELRQLDDGYEPDRCAENTRKLLDDEVFALFGYIGTPTSVVALPLAIKAQTPFFAPFTGAMGLRQPFNRMAFHMRASYNDETALIVRQLTNLGLKKIAVFYQNDAYGKAGLSGVNLALEAQSLKPVATATVERNSVDVASAVNTINAAQPDAVVQISAYASCAAYIRAARKAGYGGSFYNVSFVGTQALADTLGKEGAGVAVTQVVPSPYSSARPLTREFLAMIAQGGNKVQPNFSSMEGFMAAKLFTEGLRRGGAGRPTRNSLIEGLESIRDLSMGGFNVSFGPDNHVASKFVELSMLTGDGRIRT, encoded by the coding sequence ATGTGTTCATCCTCTTCCTCCTCCGGTCTTTCGCGACGCACTTTCAGCGGCCTGATCGCCGGCGCAGCCGTGCTGGGCACACCCGCCTTGAGAGCCCAGTCGGGCAACCGGGTGGTGCTGGGCCAGTCGGCCGCGTTCACCGGCGCGGCCGCCCAGCTGGGCATCCAGTTCCACGCCGGTGCCAAGCTGTATTTCGACCAGCTCAATGCCCAGGGGGGCGTGAACCAGACCCAGATCGAGTTGCGCCAGCTCGATGACGGCTACGAGCCCGACCGCTGTGCGGAGAACACGCGCAAGCTGCTGGACGATGAGGTGTTCGCGCTGTTTGGCTACATCGGCACGCCCACCAGCGTGGTGGCGCTGCCGCTGGCGATCAAGGCCCAGACCCCGTTCTTCGCCCCGTTCACCGGCGCCATGGGGCTGCGCCAGCCGTTCAACCGCATGGCGTTTCACATGCGGGCCTCGTACAACGACGAAACCGCACTGATCGTGCGCCAGCTCACCAACCTGGGTCTGAAGAAGATCGCGGTGTTCTACCAGAACGATGCCTATGGCAAGGCCGGCCTGAGCGGCGTGAACCTGGCGCTGGAAGCCCAGTCCCTCAAGCCGGTGGCCACCGCCACCGTGGAGCGCAACTCGGTCGACGTGGCCAGCGCGGTGAACACCATCAACGCGGCCCAGCCCGACGCGGTGGTGCAGATCAGCGCCTACGCGTCCTGCGCCGCCTACATCCGCGCCGCGCGCAAGGCGGGCTACGGCGGCAGCTTCTACAACGTGTCGTTCGTGGGCACGCAGGCGCTGGCCGATACCTTGGGCAAAGAAGGTGCCGGCGTGGCGGTCACGCAGGTGGTGCCTTCACCGTACAGCTCGGCCCGGCCGCTGACGCGCGAGTTTCTGGCGATGATCGCCCAGGGCGGCAACAAGGTGCAGCCCAACTTCTCCAGCATGGAAGGCTTCATGGCGGCCAAGCTGTTCACCGAAGGCCTGCGCCGCGGCGGTGCGGGCCGGCCGACCCGCAACAGCCTGATCGAGGGACTGGAGAGCATCCGCGACCTGTCCATGGGCGGGTTCAACGTGTCGTTCGGCCCCGACAACCACGTGGCATCGAAGTTCGTGGAGCTCTCCATGCTCACCGGCGACGGACGGATCCGCACCTGA
- a CDS encoding enoyl-CoA hydratase/isomerase family protein, with amino-acid sequence MTPVDYSRYQTLAITRRGPPVEGVPSVLDIQMRADGPGGNGKLPTAGHEGHWELSEIWRDVGRDDSVRCAVLRGSGLGFSGGGDLALVQDMASDFGVRTRVWKEARDLVYNVINCDKPIVSAMHGPAVGAGLVAGLLADISIAAKSAKIVDGHTRLGVAAGDHAAIVWPLLCGLAKAKYYLMLCDPISGEEAERIGLVSLAVDDEALLDKAYEVADRLASGSQTAIRWTKYSLNNWLRQAGPAFDTSLALEFMGFGGPDVHEGVASLRERRVPRYGVDG; translated from the coding sequence ATGACCCCTGTGGACTACAGCCGCTACCAGACCCTCGCCATCACCCGTCGTGGCCCGCCCGTGGAGGGCGTGCCCTCGGTGCTCGACATCCAGATGCGCGCCGACGGCCCGGGGGGCAACGGCAAGCTGCCCACCGCCGGCCACGAAGGCCACTGGGAACTGAGCGAGATCTGGCGCGACGTGGGGCGCGACGACAGCGTGCGCTGCGCCGTGCTGCGCGGCAGCGGCCTGGGTTTTTCGGGCGGCGGCGATCTGGCGCTGGTGCAGGACATGGCGAGCGACTTCGGGGTGCGCACCCGCGTCTGGAAAGAAGCGCGCGACCTGGTCTACAACGTGATCAATTGCGACAAGCCCATCGTCAGCGCCATGCACGGCCCGGCCGTGGGCGCGGGCCTGGTGGCCGGCCTGCTGGCCGACATCTCCATCGCCGCGAAGTCCGCCAAGATCGTCGATGGCCACACCCGCCTGGGCGTGGCGGCCGGCGACCACGCGGCCATCGTCTGGCCGCTGCTGTGCGGCCTGGCCAAGGCCAAGTACTACCTGATGCTGTGCGACCCCATCAGCGGCGAAGAGGCCGAACGCATCGGCCTGGTGTCGCTCGCGGTGGACGATGAAGCCCTGCTCGACAAGGCCTATGAAGTGGCCGACCGCCTGGCCAGCGGCAGCCAGACCGCGATCCGCTGGACCAAGTACTCGCTCAACAACTGGCTGCGCCAGGCAGGCCCGGCGTTCGACACTTCGCTGGCCCTGGAATTCATGGGATTTGGAGGCCCCGACGTGCACGAAGGTGTGGCATCCTTGCGGGAACGGCGCGTGCCCCGCTACGGCGTGGACGGCTGA
- a CDS encoding DUF3567 domain-containing protein, producing the protein MHMLYDSDAFAVVHILANAQIEGEVEQDQGPQIPRHGFEIVDKRSGKEVYLDGSWAEMFQIQITAWQQNTPSQEEVEDTLEGYATLAQMPVVMH; encoded by the coding sequence ATGCACATGCTCTACGACTCGGATGCCTTTGCCGTGGTCCACATCCTCGCCAACGCCCAGATCGAAGGCGAGGTCGAGCAGGACCAGGGTCCACAAATCCCGCGCCACGGTTTCGAAATCGTGGACAAACGGTCGGGCAAAGAGGTCTACCTGGACGGCTCCTGGGCCGAAATGTTCCAGATCCAGATCACCGCCTGGCAACAGAACACCCCTTCGCAGGAAGAGGTGGAAGACACGCTCGAAGGCTATGCCACGCTGGCGCAGATGCCGGTGGTGATGCATTGA
- a CDS encoding TraR/DksA family transcriptional regulator encodes MSQNVSDTFANQLREMRTELLGQLRGQRGGRIGRAEAAADAREASSDDWARAETERDLAFGLEERESAELVAIDEALKRIADGSYGLCIDCGVAIATARLHANPTALRCVACQEKAEQA; translated from the coding sequence ATGAGTCAGAACGTTTCCGACACTTTCGCCAACCAGCTGCGCGAGATGCGCACCGAGTTGCTGGGCCAGTTGCGTGGGCAGCGCGGCGGCAGGATTGGCCGCGCCGAGGCGGCCGCGGACGCCCGCGAGGCCAGCAGCGATGACTGGGCGCGGGCCGAGACCGAGCGCGACCTGGCCTTCGGGCTGGAGGAACGCGAGTCCGCCGAACTGGTGGCCATCGACGAGGCGCTCAAACGCATCGCCGACGGCAGCTACGGTCTGTGCATCGACTGCGGCGTCGCCATCGCCACCGCACGGCTGCACGCCAACCCGACCGCGTTGCGCTGCGTCGCCTGCCAGGAGAAGGCCGAGCAGGCCTGA
- a CDS encoding VOC family protein → MPTHSPQTLPARSLFHLAFHVTDLDEARRFYGGVLGCAEGRSTDTWVDFDFFSHQISLHLGEPFKTTSTGRVGDHLVPMPHFGLVLLLPDWRALAERLERAGTDFVLRPQVRFEGQPGEQWTMFFCDPFGNPIEIKGFASLTQVYAQ, encoded by the coding sequence ATGCCGACCCACAGCCCTCAGACCCTTCCCGCCCGAAGCCTGTTCCACCTGGCGTTTCACGTCACCGACCTGGACGAGGCACGCCGCTTCTACGGTGGCGTGCTGGGTTGCGCCGAAGGCCGAAGCACCGACACCTGGGTGGACTTCGACTTCTTCAGCCATCAGATCTCGCTGCACCTGGGCGAGCCCTTCAAGACCACAAGCACGGGCCGCGTGGGCGACCACCTGGTGCCCATGCCGCACTTTGGTCTGGTGCTGTTGCTGCCCGACTGGCGGGCGCTGGCCGAGCGGCTGGAGCGCGCGGGCACGGACTTCGTGCTGCGCCCGCAGGTCCGTTTTGAAGGCCAGCCGGGGGAGCAGTGGACGATGTTCTTCTGCGACCCGTTCGGCAACCCTATCGAGATCAAGGGTTTTGCCTCGCTCACGCAGGTGTATGCCCAATGA
- a CDS encoding fumarylacetoacetate hydrolase family protein — protein sequence MKLATYKDGSRDGQLVVVSRDLSTAHYATGIAHKLQQALDDWNFHAPQLHDLYVTLNQGKARHAFPFDPAQCMAPLPRAYQWADGSAYINHVELVRAARSSEVPASFYTDPLMYQGGSDDFIGPCDDVVVPSEDFGIDFEAEIAVVTGDVPMGASPEQALDGVRLLMLVNDVSLRNLIPAELAKGFGFFQSKPASAFSPVAVTPDELGDAWAGGRVNLTLQSTWNGRKVGMCDAGPEMTFHFGQLIAHICKTRNVRAGSIVGSGTVSNKAIEVDGRQEWPKGYSCIAEKRCIETILDGQPTTEFMKFGDTIRIEMKGKDGQSVFGAIDQKIAPLDR from the coding sequence ATGAAACTCGCCACTTACAAAGACGGCTCACGCGACGGACAACTGGTGGTTGTTTCACGCGATCTGTCAACCGCTCATTATGCGACGGGCATCGCCCACAAGCTGCAGCAGGCGCTGGACGACTGGAACTTCCACGCCCCCCAGCTGCACGACCTGTACGTCACGCTCAACCAGGGCAAGGCGCGCCACGCGTTCCCGTTTGACCCCGCCCAGTGCATGGCGCCGCTGCCGCGGGCCTACCAGTGGGCCGACGGCTCGGCCTACATCAACCACGTGGAGCTGGTGCGCGCGGCGCGCAGCAGTGAGGTGCCAGCTTCGTTCTACACCGATCCGCTGATGTACCAGGGCGGCAGCGACGACTTCATTGGCCCTTGCGACGACGTGGTCGTGCCCAGCGAAGACTTCGGGATCGACTTCGAAGCCGAGATCGCCGTGGTCACGGGCGACGTGCCCATGGGAGCCAGCCCCGAGCAGGCGCTGGACGGCGTGCGCCTGCTGATGCTGGTGAACGACGTGTCGCTGCGCAACCTGATCCCGGCCGAACTGGCCAAGGGCTTCGGCTTCTTCCAGAGCAAGCCCGCCAGCGCCTTCAGCCCGGTAGCGGTCACGCCCGACGAGCTGGGCGACGCCTGGGCCGGTGGCCGGGTCAACCTCACGTTGCAGTCCACCTGGAACGGCCGCAAGGTCGGCATGTGCGACGCCGGCCCGGAGATGACCTTCCACTTCGGCCAGCTGATCGCCCACATATGCAAGACGCGCAACGTGCGCGCCGGCTCCATCGTGGGCTCGGGCACCGTGAGCAACAAGGCGATCGAGGTGGACGGGCGCCAGGAATGGCCCAAGGGCTACAGCTGCATCGCCGAGAAGCGATGCATCGAAACCATTCTGGACGGCCAGCCGACCACCGAATTCATGAAGTTCGGCGACACCATCCGCATCGAGATGAAGGGCAAGGACGGCCAGAGCGTCTTTGGGGCGATCGACCAGAAGATCGCGCCGCTGGATCGCTGA
- a CDS encoding FIST C-terminal domain-containing protein, translating to MKLFPYAHATHPQWRMAAALVLAQLRAQMALPDHAKAPALALLYITDHYASEARAILEHLSAELPEVTDWAGTVGVGVSANNVEYFDEPALAVMLCDLSPDQYRVFSGVAPLSASGREPGADGFVAHTALVHADSGTPELAELIAEVAERTTSGYLFGGLAGSRDASVQFAFSSAGNLRGHGAASGVFHGGLSGVAFGPDVGLVSRVTQGAQPVDRERGISAIEGNLVLSLDGEPALDVLLRSLGITLERPQEAIDRLRTTLVGLTLPQHRLADAAGPRERQARGQFGPEVLVRHIIGLDPGRRGIAIADTPPPGTRLALCERNAQAARADLTRVCAEIREELEPEELSLPVATALAAHELETAPHPARRIAGAVYVSCAGRGGPHFGAPSAELQIVRRALGDVPLVGFFAGGEIAHHRLYGYTGVLTVFTMPA from the coding sequence ATGAAACTCTTTCCCTACGCCCACGCCACCCACCCCCAATGGCGCATGGCCGCCGCCCTGGTGCTGGCGCAGCTGCGCGCGCAGATGGCGCTGCCCGACCACGCCAAGGCGCCTGCGCTGGCGCTGCTTTACATCACCGACCACTACGCCAGCGAGGCCCGGGCCATCCTGGAGCACCTCAGCGCCGAGCTGCCCGAGGTGACCGACTGGGCCGGCACGGTGGGCGTGGGGGTGTCGGCCAACAACGTCGAGTACTTCGACGAACCCGCGCTGGCCGTGATGCTGTGCGACCTCAGCCCCGACCAGTACCGCGTGTTCAGCGGCGTGGCCCCGCTCTCGGCCAGCGGGCGCGAGCCGGGGGCCGACGGCTTCGTGGCCCACACCGCGCTGGTGCACGCCGACAGCGGCACCCCCGAGCTGGCCGAGCTGATCGCCGAGGTGGCCGAGCGCACCACCAGCGGGTATCTGTTCGGTGGTCTGGCGGGCAGCCGCGACGCCAGCGTGCAGTTCGCCTTCAGCAGCGCGGGCAATCTGCGCGGCCATGGCGCGGCCAGTGGCGTGTTTCACGGCGGTCTGAGCGGCGTGGCCTTCGGGCCCGACGTGGGTCTGGTGTCTCGCGTCACGCAGGGCGCGCAACCGGTGGACCGGGAGCGCGGCATCAGCGCCATCGAAGGAAACCTCGTGCTCTCGCTCGACGGCGAGCCGGCGCTGGACGTGTTGCTACGCTCCCTGGGCATCACGCTGGAGCGGCCGCAGGAAGCCATCGACCGGCTGCGCACCACCCTGGTGGGCCTCACCCTGCCGCAGCACCGGCTGGCCGACGCCGCCGGCCCGCGCGAGCGCCAGGCGCGTGGCCAGTTCGGCCCCGAAGTCCTGGTGCGCCACATCATCGGTCTGGACCCAGGGCGCCGGGGCATCGCCATCGCCGACACGCCGCCCCCGGGCACGCGGCTGGCGCTGTGCGAACGCAACGCGCAGGCCGCGCGCGCCGACCTCACGCGGGTGTGCGCGGAGATCCGCGAGGAACTCGAACCCGAAGAACTCAGCCTGCCGGTGGCCACGGCGCTGGCGGCCCACGAGCTGGAGACCGCGCCCCACCCGGCGCGTCGCATCGCCGGCGCGGTGTACGTGAGCTGCGCCGGCCGGGGTGGCCCGCACTTTGGCGCCCCCAGCGCCGAGCTGCAGATCGTGCGCCGGGCCCTGGGCGACGTGCCCCTGGTCGGCTTTTTCGCCGGCGGCGAAATCGCGCACCACAGGCTCTACGGCTACACCGGCGTGCTGACCGTGTTCACCATGCCCGCGTAG
- a CDS encoding DUF3108 domain-containing protein, with protein MSRSRLDAPPRWTVLLGLAAAVLALHLLLLSGGVSSWSLDLLDAPESDTGVAALPADPTAQPEAAAAPLPDAPPPVTTSTVRWIVPKPVPPAPPPPPPKPKVEKKPPPPAPEPEEPPPVEVAEAPPEPPPVEPEPKPTPPAELAPPPEPAPETPAVDTAATSAARESASAVDASLQNALLSPSADLRYDVSADAKGMPYSARGHLTWEQDGRRYKARMEISVLFLGSLVQTSEGTIGSKGLVPERFTDRKRSERAAHFDHATQRIRYSNNAPDAPLLPGVQDRLTINLQLAALFNAQPSAFHEGQTLRLPVSGIDAAEIWLFQIGPQTRLTVPAGDFDARKLTRNPRRPYDRMVEIWLAPALHHLPVRMRVTEPNGDYFDLQLRTMPELGAAAPPLQ; from the coding sequence ATGTCCCGTTCCCGTCTCGATGCCCCACCCCGCTGGACCGTGCTGCTGGGCCTGGCCGCCGCTGTGCTGGCGCTGCACCTGCTGCTGTTGAGCGGCGGCGTGTCCAGCTGGTCGCTGGACCTGCTGGATGCCCCCGAGTCGGACACCGGCGTGGCGGCCTTGCCCGCGGATCCAACGGCCCAACCCGAGGCGGCCGCAGCGCCGCTGCCAGACGCGCCGCCCCCCGTGACCACCAGCACGGTGCGCTGGATCGTGCCCAAGCCCGTGCCCCCGGCGCCGCCACCGCCTCCCCCAAAACCCAAGGTGGAGAAGAAACCGCCGCCACCGGCGCCCGAACCCGAAGAACCGCCACCGGTCGAGGTCGCTGAAGCGCCGCCGGAGCCACCGCCGGTGGAACCCGAACCCAAGCCGACCCCACCCGCCGAGCTTGCTCCGCCGCCGGAGCCTGCGCCCGAAACACCCGCGGTCGACACCGCGGCGACCAGCGCGGCCCGGGAAAGCGCGAGCGCGGTCGACGCTTCGTTGCAGAACGCCCTGCTCTCGCCCAGCGCCGATCTGCGCTACGACGTGAGCGCCGACGCCAAGGGCATGCCCTATTCGGCCCGGGGCCATCTGACATGGGAACAAGACGGGCGGCGCTACAAGGCCCGCATGGAAATCAGCGTGCTGTTCCTGGGCAGCCTGGTACAGACCAGCGAGGGAACGATCGGCAGCAAGGGCCTGGTGCCCGAGCGCTTCACCGACCGCAAGCGCAGCGAACGCGCGGCCCATTTTGACCACGCCACCCAACGCATCCGCTACAGCAACAACGCTCCCGACGCCCCCCTGCTGCCCGGGGTCCAGGACCGGCTCACGATCAACCTGCAGCTGGCCGCCCTGTTCAACGCCCAGCCATCGGCCTTTCACGAGGGCCAGACCCTGCGCTTGCCGGTCAGCGGCATCGATGCGGCGGAAATCTGGCTGTTCCAGATCGGACCCCAGACCCGACTGACCGTGCCCGCGGGCGATTTCGATGCCCGCAAGCTGACCCGCAACCCGCGCCGGCCCTACGACCGCATGGTCGAAATCTGGCTGGCCCCGGCCCTGCACCACCTGCCGGTCCGCATGCGCGTCACCGAGCCCAACGGCGACTACTTTGATCTGCAGCTGCGCACGATGCCGGAACTCGGCGCCGCGGCGCCGCCTCTGCAATGA
- a CDS encoding PhaM family polyhydroxyalkanoate granule multifunctional regulatory protein, translated as MSDTSGSGFGKFVPGFEFLQNLAGQAAGGVAQGIGNSIPQLPNLGNWVAPTFNVEDLEKRIEELKAVHFWLDQNSKALGATIQALEVQKMTLATLKNMNFSLGDVANALKIKAADTVASFTGGAPAAAPAHTAFAGLEIPPRTYGSPPPAEAGADGADETTDDEDEEDHEPAPPPAARPRKTRAGPAAAAQATAPAGGVVDPMQWWGALSQQFQTIAASALKDVAKQTALDTTRQVASGLTEQAVKTATGVAGKVTRGLGQAAARAVTGRKSTPQPAAKKTAPRKATPAPVARKAPARTRTAAAPAARSAPVQPLSAGDWPLPTSFFPMTGFQPAPPAQAPTTRTVAKKAKAAPPKATAKKAATGKAARGARRR; from the coding sequence ATGAGCGACACATCGGGCAGCGGTTTCGGCAAATTCGTGCCGGGCTTTGAGTTCCTGCAGAACCTCGCCGGCCAGGCCGCCGGGGGCGTGGCACAAGGCATCGGCAACAGCATTCCGCAATTGCCCAACCTGGGCAACTGGGTGGCTCCCACCTTCAACGTGGAGGACCTGGAAAAACGCATCGAAGAGCTCAAGGCCGTGCACTTCTGGCTCGACCAGAATTCCAAGGCGCTGGGGGCGACCATCCAGGCGCTGGAGGTGCAGAAGATGACCCTGGCCACGCTGAAGAACATGAACTTCAGCCTGGGCGACGTGGCCAACGCGCTCAAGATCAAGGCCGCCGACACCGTGGCCAGCTTCACCGGTGGCGCGCCCGCCGCCGCCCCCGCCCACACCGCCTTCGCCGGTCTCGAGATCCCGCCCCGCACCTACGGCAGCCCCCCGCCCGCCGAGGCGGGGGCGGATGGTGCCGACGAAACCACCGACGACGAGGACGAGGAAGACCACGAACCGGCGCCTCCGCCCGCAGCCCGGCCCCGCAAGACCCGGGCAGGACCGGCCGCCGCCGCCCAGGCCACCGCGCCCGCGGGCGGCGTGGTGGACCCCATGCAGTGGTGGGGCGCCCTGTCCCAGCAGTTCCAGACCATCGCGGCCAGCGCGCTGAAAGACGTGGCCAAACAGACCGCGCTCGACACCACCCGTCAGGTGGCCAGCGGCCTGACCGAGCAGGCCGTCAAGACCGCCACCGGCGTGGCCGGCAAGGTCACGCGCGGCCTGGGCCAGGCGGCGGCGCGGGCCGTGACCGGGCGCAAGAGCACGCCCCAGCCGGCGGCGAAGAAAACCGCTCCCCGCAAGGCCACCCCCGCGCCCGTGGCCAGGAAGGCACCCGCGCGCACGCGCACCGCCGCGGCACCGGCTGCCCGCTCGGCGCCGGTCCAGCCGCTGTCCGCGGGCGACTGGCCGCTGCCCACCTCGTTCTTCCCCATGACCGGCTTCCAGCCGGCCCCGCCCGCCCAGGCCCCCACCACCCGCACGGTCGCGAAGAAGGCGAAGGCGGCGCCCCCGAAAGCGACGGCCAAAAAAGCCGCCACCGGCAAGGCCGCGCGCGGCGCACGCCGACGCTGA
- a CDS encoding MFS transporter, translating to MNPAPPAATAESPYAWARLVVSLALMTLGGAGMYAVTVVLPRIQADFDVARGDASLPYTLTMVGFGLGGILMGRLSDRFGVMVPVLGGSVGLGLGFIAAGAAQSLWQFSLAQGLLIGLLGTSATFAPLVADTSRWFTRRRGIALAICMSGNYLAGAVWPPVIQHFIDHGGWRQAYTGIGVFCLLVMLPLALVLRRRPPAQPGPEPATKGGHHPADAQGERPLGLSPGTLQALLCVAGVSCCVAMSMPQVHIVAYCTDLGFGAARGAEMLSVMLGMGIASRLISGWISDHIGGLRTLLLGSVLQGVALLMFLPFDGLVPLYLISGMFGLFQGGIVPSYALIVREHFSPAQAGARVGTVLMATLLGMALGGWMSGAIFDLTGSYQAAFLNGIAFNLLNIGIVLFLLKRARGTGAGQARAGVVTA from the coding sequence ATGAACCCGGCCCCGCCCGCCGCCACCGCCGAATCGCCCTACGCCTGGGCCCGGCTGGTGGTGTCGCTGGCGTTGATGACGCTGGGCGGCGCGGGCATGTATGCGGTCACGGTGGTGCTGCCGCGCATCCAGGCCGACTTTGACGTGGCGCGCGGCGACGCCTCGCTGCCCTACACGTTGACCATGGTGGGCTTCGGCCTGGGCGGCATCCTCATGGGCCGCTTGTCGGACCGCTTCGGTGTGATGGTGCCGGTGCTGGGCGGCTCGGTGGGTCTGGGCCTGGGTTTCATCGCGGCGGGCGCGGCCCAGAGCCTGTGGCAGTTCAGCCTGGCGCAGGGCCTCCTGATCGGCCTGCTGGGCACCTCGGCCACGTTCGCGCCGCTGGTGGCCGACACCTCGCGCTGGTTCACCCGCCGCCGCGGCATCGCGCTGGCGATCTGCATGAGCGGCAACTACCTGGCCGGCGCCGTCTGGCCACCGGTGATCCAGCACTTCATCGACCACGGCGGCTGGCGCCAGGCCTACACCGGCATCGGCGTGTTCTGCCTGCTGGTGATGTTGCCGCTGGCGCTGGTGCTGCGGCGCCGCCCGCCCGCGCAGCCCGGCCCGGAACCCGCAACCAAGGGCGGCCACCACCCCGCCGACGCACAGGGCGAGCGCCCGCTCGGCCTCTCGCCCGGCACGCTGCAGGCCCTGCTGTGTGTGGCGGGGGTGTCGTGCTGCGTGGCGATGTCGATGCCGCAGGTGCACATCGTCGCCTACTGCACCGACCTGGGTTTTGGCGCGGCGCGCGGTGCGGAAATGCTCTCGGTGATGCTGGGCATGGGCATCGCCAGCCGGCTGATCTCGGGCTGGATCTCGGACCACATCGGCGGCCTGCGCACCCTGCTGCTGGGCTCGGTGTTGCAGGGCGTGGCGCTGCTGATGTTCCTGCCCTTCGACGGCCTGGTGCCGCTGTACCTGATCTCGGGAATGTTTGGCCTGTTCCAGGGCGGCATCGTGCCGAGCTACGCGCTGATCGTCCGCGAACACTTCTCGCCCGCCCAGGCCGGCGCGCGCGTGGGCACGGTGCTCATGGCCACGCTGCTGGGCATGGCACTGGGCGGCTGGATGTCGGGCGCGATCTTCGACCTGACCGGTTCCTACCAGGCGGCCTTCCTCAACGGCATCGCCTTCAACCTGCTCAACATCGGCATCGTGCTGTTCCTGCTCAAGCGGGCCCGTGGCACGGGTGCCGGCCAAGCACGGGCTGGGGTTGTTACGGCCTGA